The genomic interval TCGATGGCGACGCGCCACGCCACGCCGTCCGCCTCGGGCAACGCCTGCGTTGTGGCGCTATCGGGGAATTCGACCACGGGTAGCCCGTGGAAACTCTCCATGTGGTCGGAAATGGCCATGCTGCGGGCTCCCCAAGAGTGTGCGATCCGATGTGCCAGCAAGTTCTACCAGGAGCGCCCGACAGCCGCGCGGGCCACCGTGAATTGTCGTACCCCACCGCTACTTTCACAGGTGGGAGCGGCGCACGAGGTGCCGGTTCGGAGGGAGAGAGCCATGTTCCGACAGGGTGATGTGCTGATCATGCCGATCACGGAGGAGGCCGTGCCGGAGCGCTTCCGGGAGGCCGCGGGCGAACCACGCGATGGGCGCGGCCGCATGGTGCTGGCACTGGGCGAGGTCACCGGCCACGCGCACGCCTTGCACGCGCCCGGCCGGCTGATCCGGACCGCCGGGCCGACTGCGCCGAAGCTGTTGCATCTGCCCGAGGGCGGTCGGCTGGTGCACGAGGAACATGCGCCGATCCCGCTGCCGAAAGGCTGGTACCGGGTCATCCGCCAGCGCGAGTACGTGCCCGGTTCGGTGCGCATCATCGCCGACTGAACTACCCACACCTCAATCACAGAGCGGATTTTCATGCACACCCTCGAGAACTGGCGCACCGTCGCGACCGCTACCGGACGGGCCGATCGGCCCGCCGCCGAAGCCGGAGTGCGGCGCGCCTACACCGACGCCGGGCTGGCCGAGCCCGCCCGGATCATCTGGGCCGATTCGCCGGTGGCGGGCATCGCCGCGGTGCGGGCACTGGAAGCCCCGGGCCGCGCCGTGCGCGAGACCGTCCGCACGGTGCCCTGGGCCCTCGAACGCCAGCGGCTGTTCGCCGAGTTGGGCGCCGACGGATGGAATGAACTCTGGCAGGCGACCGGCGCGCAACTGTGGGATTCCACCCGCGCCCTGGCCGAGCGGATCCGCACCGGCGTGGTGGACGATCTGGTCGAATCGGCGGGGCCAGCGGCGGATGAGCGGCTGAGCCCCGCCCGCGCCGCCGCCGAACGCGAGATTCGCGTACTCCTGCTCGATGCCGTACTCGGACAGCACGACGCGCCGTGGCTGGCCGCGTTCGGCGAGTCCGAGCGGTTGACCGGCTTGGCCGAGGTCGCACGCAACGCGGGCTGGTGGTGGCCGTTCGAGCACGCGGTCGTGCTGTGCGAACGCCCGCTGCACCTGGAGCGCGACGAGGCCGGCCGATTGCACTGCGGCGACGGGCCGGCCCTGATCTTCCCCGATGGTTTCGCGCTGTACTCCTGGGGTGGAATGCCCGTGCCCGCAACATTTCTCAGCGAATTGAGCGATCTGACCCCGGCCCGTATCCGCGCTGAGGACAATGCGGAATTGCGCCGCGTCATGCTCGAATTCTTCGGCTACGAACGGTATCTCGCGGAATCGAATGCTCAGCCCGTGCACCGGGACGAAACCGGAATCCTGTGGCGGATACCGCTGCCCGACGATGAGGATGTGGTCATGGTGGAGGTCGTCAACTCCACCGCGGAGCCGGACGGTACCTTCCACACCTACTGGCTGCGTGTCCCGCCCGGCACCCGGACCGCCAAGGAGGGCGTCGCCTGGACCTTCGAACTGGATGCGGCCGACTACCAGCCACTCCGGCAGACCTGAGGATCAGGCGAGGAAACTCTCGACGCTGCGGCGAATCCTGTCCACCGCCGCCGGGTCACCGCACCGCATCGCGGTGTTCGCCGAACTCAGTACGGCGTCGATCTGGAAAGCGACCAGATCGGCGTCGAGCGCGCCGATCTCACCCGCGGCCGCCGCGTGCCGGAGTTCGTCCGCGAGCGCCGCGAGCCACTCCCCCTTCGCGGCGACGAGAGCGTCGCGGATCGGTCCCGGCACGCTGTCGAACTCCGCCAGCGTGGCGGTCCAGAAACAGCCGCCCGCGAACAACGGCGTCGCGGAGTAGACGATCCATCGTTCGACAATCTCTCGAAGCCGCGGCAGCCCATGGGGTTTCGGCCCGGCCGGTCGGATGACAGCATCGATGAACAGGCGGCGCGCCTGGTCGATGGTCGCCAGCTGCAATGCCTCTTTGGTACGGAACAGCGTCTGAATACCGGCTTTGCTGAGGCCGGTATCGGTCGCGAGCCGCCCGAAGCTCAAGCCGCCGAGACCTTCCAGCGAAGCGAGATCGACAGCCTGGCGGAGCACCAGCTGCCGGGTTTTCGCACCACGCAGCAGCCGCTTGTCGGTGATCTGCGCATCCCCCGCACTCTGCATGCGGTCGATCGTACTCTCACCGCGGCCGCGCCGGACTGAGCCGATGCGCCAGCTGCTTCACGAACTCGGTGGTGATCACCGCCTGCCCCGAGGTCGAGAAGTGAATTCCATCGGCGCTGAGCAGATTCGGCCGGTTGTTGAGATCGTGATCCCAGAAGTCGGTGAGCACCGCGTCGAACTCCCCCGCCAAACGCCGGGTGATGTCGTTGAGCCGGCTGAGCCGGTCGGTCCAATCCGCGAAAACCGGCACCACATACGCCCGCCCCAGCGTGAAAACAGTCAGCTGCGCCCCCGTCCGCGCGGCGAGCTCATACATCCGCCGCAACTCCCGCTCGATCTCGCCGAAGTCCGGATCGCGCCGGACAATATCGTTCGCACCCGAATTCAGGTGCAGCAGATCAGGCCGAAACCCACGCATCCGATCGAACTGCTCGGCAATCACCTCGGGCGTCTTCGCACCGACCCGCGCGGTGTTCAGATACGCGAGATCCGGGCGCACGCTGCGCAGGATCCTTTCGAACCGATCACACCACCCCAGCGGCAGGTAGCCCGGCGTGGGATCGCCGGTACCGGCCGAGAGGCTGTCACCCAGCACACCGAACCGCTGCCACGGCGCGTCGTAGAGCAGCGCCGCCGCATCGATGGGTGACAGGCAGAAGGGGTCCGTTTCCTCCGTCATCGGAGGCATCGTCGCAGTCATAATGTAAACATACGGTCGACCGCATACTGTTTGCAAGGTTCGTTATCCGGACGAGCGGCCCCGGACCAGGCGGGCGAACCACCCACGGCTCGCACACAACATCGGGCACCTTCCGTTATTCGCGCCGTGCGAAATTCGGCTACAACCGCACGCAGCGCCGAACCCACCCCACCACGCCTAAAACCCCCACGCCACCGGACACACCTGGTCCCTGGTCAACTCCCGGCTTCACTTCGCCGGGATGGCAATTCGGCCACCGCCGCATGCAACGCCGAGCGCACCGCGACCACTGCGGGCGAACCACCCATGCCCCGCGGATACGCGACCGAGGTCCTGCGGCGGGCGGGCAGTGCCGTCAACACCAGGTCCGCGGGCGGTGCCGTGACACCGAGTTCGGGCACGAGCGCAACTCCCTGCCCGGCCGCCACGAGAGCCAGCACCGTGCCGAAATCGTCGGCGTGGTGGCGGATTCGTGGGTGGAAACCGGCGGCTTCGCAGATCCGGATCGTCATCGTGTGGCACAAGGTGCCGGGCGTGCCCGCGATCCAGGCCGCGTCGCGGCGGGCGGCCAGCGGTTCGACCGTGTCGGCGGCCAGATAGATCGTTTCTTCGAGCAGGGGCTCGGTGTCGATGGCCGGGTCGGGTGCGGCGGGGACATAGTCGTATTCCTGGACCAAGGCGACATCCAGTGTCTCGGCCCGCAAAGCCTGTGGCACTGTCGCCGGGTCGACCTCGGCCACCGTCAGTTCCAGCTTCGGGTACTCCCGGCTCAGCGCCACCAGCGCAGGCGACACGATCGTCGGAACCGCCGACGGAAACGCCCCGATTCGCAACGGCCCGGCGAGTTCGGCTCGACCAGCGGCCAACTCGGCCTCGGCGCGAGCCAGCGCCGCGAAAATCGTCTCGGCATGCTCGACCAGCGTGCGCGCGGCGGGTGTCAGCTGCACCCGGCGACCGGTCCGCTCCAGCAGCACCGCACCGGTTTCCCGTTCCAGCGCGGCCAACTGTTGAGACACCGCGGACGGGGTGTAGGAGAGCGCTTCGGCGACCGCGGCGATGGTTTTCCGATGCGACAGTTCCCGCAGTAGTCGCAACCTTCTGACGTCGAGCATAAGCTCAGCTTAAGCTCACGTGTAGAAACGTGAACTGGACCTGACGAAACAGCCGAAGCAGGCTGGAATCATGACTTTCACCGGCCTGTTCGTCCCCCTCGTCACCCCGTTCACCGCGGGCGACGACATCGCCACCGATGCCCTGGAAGGTCTCGCGCACTCGGCTCTCGACGGCGGCGCGACCGGCCTCGTCGCCCTGGGCACCACCGCCGAAGCCGCGACCTTGACCACCGCCGAACAGCAGCTGGTTCTGGAGATCTGCGCCCGCGTCTGCTTGGAGCGTGATGCCGCGTTGATCGTCGGCGCGGGATCGAACTCGACCGCCGCGTCTGCCGATTCCCTTGCCGCCCTGCGAGCACCTGTCGCCGCCGCGCTCACCGTCGTCCCGTACTACACGCGCCCGTCCGAAGCCGGCGTCCTCGCCCACTTCCGCCGCCTCGCCGCCACCAGTCCCGTCCCGCTCATCGTCTACAACGTCCCGCACCGCACCGGCCGCACGCTCGGTGCGAACACGCTGCACGAGCTCGCCCGAATCCCGAACATAGCGGGCTTCAAACACGCCATCGGCGGCATCGACGACGCCACCGTCACCTTCATGAGCACCCTCCCACCCGCCGTCGACGTGCTCGCCGGCGACGACCTGCATGCCGCCGCGCTACTCGCCCTCGGCGCCTCCGGCGGCATCCTCGCCTCCGCCAACGTCGCTCCCACCGCCTACACCCGCCTGATATCCGCTTGGCGCACCGGCACAGTGGCCGAAGCCCGTGCGCACGCCCACCGCCTCGCCGCCCTGTCCGCGGCCTTGTTCGCCGAGCCCAACCCCACCGTCATCAAGGCCGTACTGGCGGCTCGCGGCCGGATCCCCACTCCCGCCGTCCGTCTCCCCCTCCTGCCGGCAGCCGAATCCACCACCGCCGCCGCCCTGGATGCCCTGGACCGCTGCGACGATTTCGTTCCGCTGGCAGCGTCCTTCCGATGACGACAGCGCTCGGCGCTCACCACCACTGTGTGATGGCACCGATCTGCCGCCCCAACTCCGGCGCGAGGGTGCGGGCGTAACTGGCGGAGATGTGGTGTTCGTCGCGATAGACGAGGACGTTCCCTTCGGCGGCGAGACAGCGGTCGGGGCGGCAGATGGCATCGGTGAGGTCGAAGGGGAAGACGTTGGGATAGGCGGAAGCGGGCTGGGTGGCGGGGTTTTCGGAGGTAAGAGCCGCGGCACGGTCGATGCCGCAGCTGTAGGCGGTGCCACGGTGGGCCAGGCAGTCAAGGGCCCGGTAGGTGACGCCGTCGCGGCGCGGCCACGGGGTGTCGCGGACGGCGAGGACGTTGAGGCCCCGGTCCGACAGTGCCGACCAGATATCGAGGTATTCGGGCGGCACGGTGTCGCCGCCGTCGTCGGTTCGCGGGCGGGTTGCGGTGAGGAACACCCAGTCCGGACGCTGGCCGGCGAGCCGGTCGAGAACCTCGACGGACCATTCGCGGCATTCCGGGAACGGCGCGACAGCGTAGGAAGGTTCGTCGACCAGGGTCAGCGGGCAGCCCTCCTTGAGAAAGGTCACAATGCGGAAT from Nocardia goodfellowii carries:
- a CDS encoding DUF6745 domain-containing protein, with product MHTLENWRTVATATGRADRPAAEAGVRRAYTDAGLAEPARIIWADSPVAGIAAVRALEAPGRAVRETVRTVPWALERQRLFAELGADGWNELWQATGAQLWDSTRALAERIRTGVVDDLVESAGPAADERLSPARAAAEREIRVLLLDAVLGQHDAPWLAAFGESERLTGLAEVARNAGWWWPFEHAVVLCERPLHLERDEAGRLHCGDGPALIFPDGFALYSWGGMPVPATFLSELSDLTPARIRAEDNAELRRVMLEFFGYERYLAESNAQPVHRDETGILWRIPLPDDEDVVMVEVVNSTAEPDGTFHTYWLRVPPGTRTAKEGVAWTFELDAADYQPLRQT
- a CDS encoding TetR/AcrR family transcriptional regulator, with the protein product MQSAGDAQITDKRLLRGAKTRQLVLRQAVDLASLEGLGGLSFGRLATDTGLSKAGIQTLFRTKEALQLATIDQARRLFIDAVIRPAGPKPHGLPRLREIVERWIVYSATPLFAGGCFWTATLAEFDSVPGPIRDALVAAKGEWLAALADELRHAAAAGEIGALDADLVAFQIDAVLSSANTAMRCGDPAAVDRIRRSVESFLA
- a CDS encoding SGNH/GDSL hydrolase family protein, with the translated sequence MTEETDPFCLSPIDAAALLYDAPWQRFGVLGDSLSAGTGDPTPGYLPLGWCDRFERILRSVRPDLAYLNTARVGAKTPEVIAEQFDRMRGFRPDLLHLNSGANDIVRRDPDFGEIERELRRMYELAARTGAQLTVFTLGRAYVVPVFADWTDRLSRLNDITRRLAGEFDAVLTDFWDHDLNNRPNLLSADGIHFSTSGQAVITTEFVKQLAHRLSPARPR
- a CDS encoding LysR family transcriptional regulator, encoding MLDVRRLRLLRELSHRKTIAAVAEALSYTPSAVSQQLAALERETGAVLLERTGRRVQLTPAARTLVEHAETIFAALARAEAELAAGRAELAGPLRIGAFPSAVPTIVSPALVALSREYPKLELTVAEVDPATVPQALRAETLDVALVQEYDYVPAAPDPAIDTEPLLEETIYLAADTVEPLAARRDAAWIAGTPGTLCHTMTIRICEAAGFHPRIRHHADDFGTVLALVAAGQGVALVPELGVTAPPADLVLTALPARRRTSVAYPRGMGGSPAVVAVRSALHAAVAELPSRRSEAGS
- the dapA gene encoding 4-hydroxy-tetrahydrodipicolinate synthase, giving the protein MTFTGLFVPLVTPFTAGDDIATDALEGLAHSALDGGATGLVALGTTAEAATLTTAEQQLVLEICARVCLERDAALIVGAGSNSTAASADSLAALRAPVAAALTVVPYYTRPSEAGVLAHFRRLAATSPVPLIVYNVPHRTGRTLGANTLHELARIPNIAGFKHAIGGIDDATVTFMSTLPPAVDVLAGDDLHAAALLALGASGGILASANVAPTAYTRLISAWRTGTVAEARAHAHRLAALSAALFAEPNPTVIKAVLAARGRIPTPAVRLPLLPAAESTTAAALDALDRCDDFVPLAASFR